One window from the genome of Streptomyces sp. NBC_01476 encodes:
- a CDS encoding glycosyl hydrolase family 95 catalytic domain-containing protein yields MHTTPLDTAGDLLLAWPRPAADWNEAAPVGNGRLGAMVFGGAGRARIQINDSTVWSGTPGGPATALAAVRAAGAGPERLAEVRTAIRAEDHRRAESLLMSFEGPYSQEYLPYADLWLTVSGAGHGRNAPRTVHHGRTLNLDSGVAEEIFETAGVTVRRAVWAAATATATATATATATADGPADGGAGGTLVVALTTEGGTADLGLDLSTPLREVHRACDPGGITLGVEIPVDGAPSHETGVAEPLRYAGGPVDGYDPFGALALRLATDGRVTVSPDDGSLRITAATHLLVTLASSTTAAAHWSGNEAPADRAAHLAAAARIAAREAARGAADLRESHEADLRSLLGGSALRIGPRRAGTYDVARDILGGGDELLTATVLFQLGRYLLATASRPHAGPPANLQGIWNAELRPAWSSNYTVNINTQMNYWGAEAAGLTTCHEPLFDLLDRIAANGAGVAHELYGARGWVAHHNSDMWGWALPVGMGHGNPSWAIWQMGGAWLVQHLWDHYEFTQDTAFLRDRAWPLLRGCAAFLLDWLVDDGAGGLETIPSTSPENLFLSAAGVPESLTRSSAMDIALTRAVLERTLRAAELLGTQDPLTAEIRAALPRLPQPAISAEGRLQEWSQDLPEADPQHRHLSQMIAVHPLGQIDPDTAPELATAAGLLMDRRGPGAMGWSWAWKIALRARLRDAGTARALLLEAARPLDGDPGDDAPVDGSRWGGLLPNLFSTHPPFQIDGNYGFMAALTEMVLQSHTGTVHLLPALPAEWPDGEATDLRCRGGLAADFTWRDGELTGVTLRRRAGDGDRPVRVRHRDRTAEVRVPAGGRLTLDGRLRPAGRATAC; encoded by the coding sequence GTGCACACCACCCCCCTGGACACCGCGGGCGACCTGCTGCTGGCCTGGCCGCGGCCGGCCGCCGACTGGAACGAGGCGGCCCCGGTCGGCAACGGCCGGCTCGGCGCGATGGTCTTCGGCGGCGCCGGACGCGCCCGGATCCAGATCAACGACTCCACCGTCTGGTCGGGCACCCCCGGCGGCCCGGCCACGGCGCTCGCCGCCGTAAGGGCGGCCGGCGCGGGCCCGGAGCGGCTGGCCGAGGTCCGTACCGCCATCCGGGCCGAGGACCACCGCCGGGCGGAGAGCCTGCTGATGTCCTTCGAAGGCCCCTACAGCCAGGAGTACCTGCCCTACGCCGACCTCTGGCTCACCGTGTCCGGCGCCGGCCACGGCCGCAACGCCCCGCGGACAGTCCACCACGGCCGTACCCTCAACCTGGACAGCGGTGTGGCCGAGGAGATCTTCGAGACGGCCGGCGTGACCGTCCGCCGGGCCGTCTGGGCTGCTGCCACCGCCACCGCCACCGCCACCGCCACCGCGACCGCCACCGCCGACGGCCCGGCGGACGGTGGCGCGGGCGGCACCCTCGTGGTGGCCCTCACCACCGAGGGCGGAACCGCCGACCTCGGCCTGGACCTGAGCACCCCGCTGCGGGAGGTGCACCGGGCGTGCGACCCCGGCGGCATCACCCTCGGCGTCGAGATCCCGGTGGACGGCGCCCCCTCCCACGAGACCGGCGTCGCAGAACCGCTGCGGTACGCCGGCGGCCCGGTCGACGGGTACGACCCGTTCGGGGCGCTCGCCCTGCGACTGGCCACCGACGGCCGGGTCACGGTCAGCCCCGACGACGGATCGCTGCGGATCACCGCTGCCACGCACCTCCTGGTCACCCTCGCCAGCTCCACCACGGCCGCCGCCCACTGGTCCGGCAACGAAGCCCCCGCCGACCGGGCCGCGCACCTCGCCGCCGCGGCCCGTATCGCCGCCCGGGAGGCCGCCCGCGGCGCCGCGGACCTGCGCGAGAGCCACGAGGCGGACCTGCGGTCCCTGCTCGGCGGCAGTGCGCTGCGGATCGGACCGCGCCGCGCCGGCACGTACGACGTTGCCCGCGACATCCTCGGCGGCGGCGACGAACTCCTCACCGCCACCGTCCTGTTCCAGCTCGGCCGCTACCTGCTCGCCACCGCGTCACGCCCGCACGCCGGGCCGCCCGCCAACCTCCAGGGCATCTGGAACGCCGAACTGCGCCCCGCCTGGTCGTCGAACTACACCGTCAACATCAACACCCAGATGAACTACTGGGGCGCCGAGGCCGCCGGGCTCACCACCTGCCACGAACCGCTCTTCGACCTGCTGGACCGGATCGCCGCCAACGGCGCCGGTGTGGCCCACGAACTCTACGGAGCACGCGGCTGGGTCGCGCACCACAACTCCGACATGTGGGGCTGGGCGCTGCCGGTCGGCATGGGCCACGGCAACCCGTCCTGGGCGATCTGGCAGATGGGCGGCGCCTGGCTCGTCCAGCACCTCTGGGACCACTACGAGTTCACCCAGGACACCGCCTTCCTGCGGGACCGGGCCTGGCCGCTGCTGCGCGGCTGCGCCGCCTTCCTGCTCGACTGGCTGGTGGACGACGGCGCCGGCGGCCTGGAGACGATCCCCTCCACCTCCCCGGAGAATCTCTTCCTCTCGGCTGCCGGCGTCCCGGAATCCCTCACCCGCTCCAGCGCCATGGACATCGCGCTCACCCGCGCGGTCCTGGAGCGCACCCTGCGTGCCGCCGAACTCCTGGGCACCCAGGACCCGTTGACCGCCGAGATCCGGGCCGCGCTGCCGCGGCTGCCGCAGCCCGCGATCTCCGCCGAGGGCCGGCTGCAGGAGTGGTCGCAGGACCTGCCCGAGGCGGACCCTCAGCACCGCCACCTCTCGCAGATGATCGCCGTCCACCCGCTCGGGCAGATCGACCCCGACACCGCCCCCGAACTCGCCACGGCCGCAGGGCTGTTGATGGACCGCCGCGGGCCGGGCGCGATGGGCTGGTCCTGGGCCTGGAAGATCGCCCTGCGGGCCCGGCTGCGGGACGCCGGCACCGCCCGCGCGCTGCTGCTGGAAGCGGCCCGCCCCCTTGACGGCGACCCGGGCGACGACGCGCCGGTGGACGGATCGCGGTGGGGCGGTCTGCTGCCCAACCTCTTCTCCACCCACCCGCCGTTCCAGATCGACGGCAACTACGGCTTCATGGCCGCGCTCACCGAAATGGTGCTGCAGAGCCACACCGGCACCGTCCACCTGCTGCCGGCGCTGCCCGCCGAGTGGCCCGACGGCGAGGCCACCGACCTGCGCTGCCGCGGTGGCCTCGCGGCCGACTTCACCTGGCGGGACGGCGAGCTGACCGGGGTCACCCTGCGCCGCCGTGCCGGCGACGGCGACCGGCCGGTACGAGTACGGCACCGCGACCGGACCGCCGAGGTCCGCGTGCCCGCCGGCGGCCGCCTCACCCTCGACGGGCGACTGCGGCCGGCCGGCCGGGCCACGGCATGCTGA
- a CDS encoding IS110 family transposase, with product MSTSDTRIWVGIDAGKGHHWAVAVDADGETLFSTKVINDEAQILTLIDTARERADEVRWAVDISGRASTLLLALLIAHGQQVVYVPGRTVNRMTGAYRGEGKTDAKDARVIADQARMRRDFAPLDTPPELVSNLRVLTNYRADLIADRVRLINRLRDLLVGICPALERAFDYSAAKGPVVMLTEYQTPAALRRIGVKRLTAWLERRKVRSAADVAAKAVEAAQAQQIALPGEKRAAKLVCDLAHQLLALDERIKDNDREIRETFRSDDRAEIIESMPGMGPILGAEFVAIVGDLAGYRDAGRLASHAGLAPVARDSGRRTGNYHRPKRYNRRLRRHIFYMAAQTAMMRPGPSRDYYLKKRAEGLLHTQALLSLARRRVDVLWAMLRDKRLFTSAPPVTQAA from the coding sequence TTGAGCACGTCTGACACGCGGATATGGGTCGGCATCGATGCCGGCAAGGGGCACCACTGGGCAGTCGCGGTGGACGCCGACGGCGAGACGCTGTTCTCGACGAAGGTGATCAACGACGAGGCCCAGATCCTCACCCTCATCGACACGGCCCGCGAACGGGCCGACGAGGTGCGGTGGGCAGTGGACATCTCCGGCCGGGCCTCGACCTTGCTGCTGGCCCTGCTGATCGCGCACGGCCAACAGGTCGTCTACGTCCCCGGTCGAACGGTCAACCGGATGACCGGCGCTTACCGGGGCGAGGGCAAGACCGACGCCAAGGATGCCCGTGTCATCGCCGACCAGGCGCGCATGCGCCGGGACTTCGCTCCGCTGGACACGCCCCCGGAGCTGGTCTCCAACCTGAGGGTGCTGACGAACTACCGGGCCGACCTGATCGCCGACCGGGTGAGGCTGATCAACCGGCTCCGTGACCTGCTGGTCGGCATCTGTCCGGCCCTGGAGCGGGCGTTCGACTATTCCGCGGCCAAGGGCCCGGTCGTCATGCTCACCGAGTACCAGACACCGGCCGCTCTGCGCCGGATCGGCGTCAAGCGCCTGACGGCCTGGCTTGAACGCCGCAAGGTCCGCAGTGCCGCCGACGTCGCGGCCAAGGCCGTGGAGGCGGCCCAGGCCCAGCAGATCGCACTGCCCGGCGAGAAGCGGGCCGCCAAGCTGGTCTGCGACCTCGCCCACCAGCTGCTGGCCCTGGACGAGCGGATCAAGGACAACGACCGGGAGATCCGCGAGACGTTCCGATCCGACGACCGCGCGGAGATCATCGAGTCGATGCCCGGCATGGGGCCCATCCTGGGCGCCGAGTTCGTCGCCATCGTCGGCGACCTGGCCGGCTACCGCGACGCCGGCCGCCTTGCCTCGCATGCCGGTCTGGCCCCGGTGGCCCGGGACTCCGGCCGCCGAACCGGCAACTACCACCGGCCCAAGCGCTACAACCGCCGTCTGCGGCGGCACATCTTCTACATGGCCGCCCAGACCGCCATGATGCGGCCCGGCCCCTCCCGCGACTACTACCTCAAGAAGCGGGCCGAGGGGCTGCTGCACACCCAGGCCCTGCTCTCGCTCGCCCGACGCCGGGTCGACGTGCTCTGGGCGATGCTGCGTGACAAGAGGCTGTTCACCTCCGCCCCGCCAGTCACGCAGGCGGCTTGA
- a CDS encoding carbohydrate ABC transporter permease yields MVVTSHDNQTTPVKPPSDAVATTAARTSRFRKPAGPGRTGRGGRKAQRSTVTRSRAASRKDLPVALLLILPAVAGFAVFFAYPTFRGIYLSFTDFHVLTPPSWVGLSNFHELVHDSVFWHSLLVTVYFVVLAVVFGTLISLVTAVVLHRVTRSGLLRGVILLPFLISNVVAALVWQWMLDPQLGVVNIVLKNVTGHSVMFLGTGNWAIPSLAAISVWKWMGYYALLIFAGLQTIPPTIYEAGRVDGAGEAQMFRRLTVPLLRPILVMVVVLTVINSFQVFDIVAVTTKGGPANASNVLQMYIYDKAFRQFDFGYAATMSLALFALLIAVTFTQLRLARSDESDLN; encoded by the coding sequence GTGGTGGTCACTTCGCACGACAACCAGACGACGCCGGTGAAACCGCCGTCGGACGCAGTGGCCACCACGGCCGCCCGGACCAGCAGGTTCCGCAAGCCCGCCGGCCCCGGCCGGACCGGCAGGGGCGGCCGGAAAGCACAGCGCAGCACCGTCACCCGGTCCCGTGCGGCCAGCCGCAAGGACCTGCCGGTGGCCCTGCTGCTGATCCTCCCCGCGGTCGCCGGCTTCGCGGTCTTCTTCGCCTATCCGACCTTCCGCGGCATCTACCTCAGCTTCACCGACTTCCATGTGCTGACCCCGCCGAGCTGGGTGGGCCTGTCCAACTTCCACGAGCTGGTCCACGACAGCGTCTTCTGGCACTCGCTGCTGGTCACCGTCTACTTCGTGGTGCTCGCCGTCGTCTTCGGCACGCTGATCTCGCTGGTGACCGCGGTGGTGCTGCACCGGGTCACCCGCTCCGGCCTGCTGCGCGGGGTGATCCTGCTGCCGTTCCTGATCTCCAACGTGGTCGCGGCCCTGGTCTGGCAGTGGATGCTCGACCCCCAACTGGGCGTGGTCAACATCGTGCTGAAGAACGTCACCGGCCACTCGGTCATGTTCCTGGGCACCGGCAACTGGGCCATCCCCTCGCTCGCCGCGATCAGCGTCTGGAAGTGGATGGGCTACTACGCCCTGCTGATCTTCGCCGGGCTGCAGACCATACCGCCGACGATCTACGAAGCCGGCCGGGTCGACGGCGCGGGCGAGGCCCAGATGTTCCGCCGCCTCACCGTGCCGCTGCTCCGCCCGATCCTGGTGATGGTCGTGGTGCTGACCGTCATCAACAGCTTCCAGGTCTTCGACATCGTGGCGGTCACCACCAAGGGCGGGCCGGCCAACGCCTCCAACGTGCTGCAGATGTACATCTACGACAAGGCCTTCCGGCAGTTCGACTTCGGCTACGCCGCCACCATGTCGCTCGCCCTGTTCGCGCTGCTCATCGCGGTCACCTTCACCCAGCTGCGGCTCGCCCGCTCCGACGAATCCGACCTGAACTGA
- a CDS encoding carbohydrate ABC transporter permease, which produces MAVTLAPTAIVRSPRRRTFAPGRIVAWTYLGIIVLITLFPFYWILRTALSNNYSLATHPSSPLPVGFTFGAFERALGIADTAQAQAQGGSGASLDIALYLRNSLVYASVQTVLIVLFSAAAAYAFSRLHWRGRNLVFNILIAALMVPSVFTLLPNFVFVKDLGLTNTFAGLILPGALFQAFTLFFLRQFMLGLSSEIEEAAIIDGAGPLRIFFRIILPMSSAPIATISLLMFVNAWNDYLWPLLVTNDDSVQPLTLALGVFKQSSPQAAPDWAGLMAAALIAALPMLLLFVAFGRRIVNSIGFSGIK; this is translated from the coding sequence ATGGCGGTCACCCTTGCGCCCACCGCGATCGTGCGGAGCCCCCGCCGCCGGACATTCGCTCCTGGCCGGATCGTGGCGTGGACCTACCTCGGCATCATCGTGCTGATCACGCTCTTCCCCTTCTACTGGATCCTGCGCACCGCGCTCTCCAACAACTACAGCCTCGCCACCCACCCGTCCTCTCCGCTGCCGGTCGGCTTCACCTTCGGTGCCTTCGAACGCGCGCTGGGCATCGCCGACACCGCCCAGGCGCAGGCGCAGGGCGGATCGGGCGCCTCCCTCGACATCGCGCTCTACCTGCGCAACTCGCTGGTCTACGCGTCCGTGCAGACCGTGCTGATCGTGCTCTTCTCGGCGGCGGCGGCCTACGCCTTCTCCCGGCTGCACTGGCGCGGCCGGAACCTGGTCTTCAACATCCTGATCGCCGCGCTGATGGTGCCCAGCGTCTTCACGCTGCTGCCGAACTTCGTCTTCGTCAAAGACCTCGGCCTGACCAACACCTTCGCCGGACTCATCCTGCCCGGGGCGCTCTTCCAGGCGTTCACGCTCTTCTTCCTGCGGCAGTTCATGCTCGGGCTGAGCAGTGAGATCGAGGAGGCCGCGATCATCGACGGCGCCGGGCCGCTGCGGATCTTCTTCCGGATCATCCTGCCGATGTCCTCCGCACCCATCGCCACCATCTCGCTGCTGATGTTCGTCAACGCCTGGAACGACTACCTGTGGCCGCTGCTGGTCACCAACGACGACAGCGTCCAGCCGCTGACCCTGGCGCTCGGGGTCTTCAAGCAGTCCTCGCCGCAGGCCGCCCCCGACTGGGCGGGCCTGATGGCCGCCGCCCTGATCGCGGCGCTGCCGATGCTGCTGCTCTTCGTCGCCTTCGGCAGGCGCATCGTCAACTCCATCGGCTTCTCCGGCATCAAGTAG
- a CDS encoding fibronectin type III domain-containing protein — MPRPAGPEGPAAPPRRRKPFSRLRGGLALPLLAVAALAAALLVPTAASATASAGDSGRAPAATQHGSAPVLADKPYMGWSSWSLESTNFPGYGNEKYLTQAHILQQADVLSKKLKGHGYDYVNVDAGWVGGFDSYGRPVPNKATFPDGFTYLGDQLHRKGLKFGAYLAVGLYFDAYNDGKTPIYGAPGCTTKDIVYPDLRKTSGWDNVSYQMNWSSPCSQKYIDSVADELAGWGVDFLKVDGVGPGSNQGDAAHDNVPDVQAWHQALQNTGRPIQLTLSWSLSHTKADVWKANSNGWRVDTDVECYCDTLVTWNNSVKGRWNDVVPWIDDAGPRHWNNLDSLDVGVGPMDGLTDVERQSYMTLWAIEAAPLYIGDDLTKLDDYGLSLLTNDEVIAVDQAGNPAKPVSQATDQQVWYARNADGSYTVALFNLGKGYQNVTADLSDLGISGQANLRDLWSHKNLGGVSGHYTTELPPHGSRLFTITPKKPSTPGVPLAVHGTAATAASVSLAWDAVENGKPAGYDIYVNGKKVSSTTGTAATVTGLTSATGYSFTVVAKDAKGHRSAPSKAVPVTTPAAGGPVSYEAEAAANTLTGNASVGDCSGCSGGKKVGNLGGAGNALAINNVTAPKDGTYLLKLDYVDGSTGRTVVVTSGGTSFQLPLPGTNDNNWGTAQSVTVPVQLKAGSNTVSLGNPDDYVSDIDRITV, encoded by the coding sequence ATGCCTCGTCCAGCTGGACCCGAAGGACCCGCCGCCCCGCCGCGGCGCAGAAAGCCGTTCTCCCGCCTGCGGGGCGGCCTCGCGCTGCCCCTGCTGGCGGTCGCCGCGCTCGCCGCGGCCCTCCTGGTGCCGACCGCGGCATCGGCCACCGCGTCCGCCGGCGATTCCGGCCGGGCCCCGGCCGCCACCCAGCACGGCAGCGCGCCGGTACTGGCCGACAAGCCGTACATGGGCTGGAGCAGCTGGAGCCTGGAGTCCACCAACTTCCCCGGCTACGGCAACGAGAAGTACCTCACCCAGGCGCACATCCTCCAGCAGGCGGACGTGCTCTCCAAGAAGCTCAAGGGCCACGGCTACGACTACGTCAATGTGGACGCCGGCTGGGTCGGCGGCTTCGACAGCTACGGCCGCCCGGTCCCCAACAAGGCGACCTTCCCCGACGGCTTCACCTACCTCGGTGACCAACTGCACCGCAAGGGACTGAAGTTCGGCGCCTACCTGGCGGTCGGCCTCTACTTCGACGCCTACAACGACGGCAAGACGCCGATCTACGGCGCGCCCGGCTGCACCACCAAGGACATCGTCTACCCCGACCTGCGCAAGACCAGCGGCTGGGACAACGTGTCCTACCAGATGAACTGGTCCAGCCCCTGCTCGCAGAAGTACATCGACTCCGTCGCCGACGAACTGGCCGGCTGGGGCGTGGACTTCCTCAAGGTGGACGGTGTCGGGCCCGGCTCCAACCAGGGTGACGCGGCGCACGACAACGTGCCCGACGTCCAGGCCTGGCACCAGGCGCTGCAGAACACCGGCCGCCCGATCCAGCTCACCCTCTCCTGGTCGCTGAGCCACACCAAGGCCGACGTGTGGAAGGCCAACTCCAACGGGTGGCGCGTCGACACCGACGTCGAGTGCTACTGCGACACCCTGGTGACCTGGAACAACTCGGTCAAGGGCCGCTGGAACGACGTCGTGCCGTGGATCGACGACGCCGGGCCCAGGCACTGGAACAACCTCGACTCCCTCGACGTCGGCGTCGGCCCGATGGACGGCCTCACCGATGTCGAGCGGCAGAGCTACATGACGCTGTGGGCGATCGAAGCCGCCCCGCTGTACATCGGTGACGACCTCACCAAGCTCGACGACTACGGTCTCTCGCTGCTCACCAACGACGAGGTCATCGCGGTCGACCAGGCGGGCAACCCGGCCAAGCCGGTCAGCCAGGCCACCGACCAGCAGGTCTGGTACGCCCGGAACGCCGACGGCAGCTACACCGTCGCCCTGTTCAACCTCGGCAAGGGCTACCAGAACGTCACCGCCGACCTGTCGGACCTCGGCATCAGCGGGCAGGCGAACCTGCGCGACCTGTGGAGCCACAAGAACCTCGGTGGCGTCAGCGGCCACTACACCACCGAACTCCCGCCGCACGGCTCGCGGCTGTTCACCATCACCCCGAAGAAGCCGTCCACCCCGGGCGTCCCGCTCGCCGTGCACGGCACCGCCGCCACCGCCGCCTCGGTCTCGCTGGCCTGGGACGCGGTGGAGAACGGCAAGCCCGCGGGCTACGACATCTACGTCAACGGCAAGAAAGTCAGCTCGACCACCGGCACCGCGGCCACCGTCACCGGTCTGACCTCCGCCACCGGCTACTCCTTCACCGTCGTCGCCAAGGACGCCAAGGGCCACCGCTCCGCGCCCAGCAAGGCGGTCCCGGTCACCACCCCGGCCGCGGGCGGACCCGTCTCCTACGAGGCGGAGGCGGCGGCCAACACGCTCACCGGCAACGCGAGCGTCGGAGACTGCTCCGGCTGCTCGGGCGGCAAGAAGGTCGGCAACCTCGGCGGCGCCGGCAACGCACTGGCGATCAACAACGTCACCGCGCCGAAGGACGGCACCTACCTGCTCAAGCTCGACTACGTGGACGGCTCCACCGGCCGGACCGTCGTCGTCACCTCGGGCGGCACGTCCTTCCAGCTCCCGCTCCCCGGCACCAACGACAACAACTGGGGGACCGCCCAGTCGGTGACCGTTCCCGTCCAGCTGAAGGCAGGCAGCAACACCGTCAGCCTCGGCAACCCGGACGACTACGTGTCCGACATCGACCGGATCACCGTCTGA